In Perca fluviatilis chromosome 11, GENO_Pfluv_1.0, whole genome shotgun sequence, the following proteins share a genomic window:
- the exosc4 gene encoding exosome complex component RRP41 — MAGLELLSDQGYRLDGRKATELRKVQARMGVFAQADGSAYLEQGNTKALAVVYGPHEIRGARSRIRHDRAVINCQYSMATFSTAERKRRPHGDRKSTEMSLHLKQTFEAAVMTQLYPRSQIDIYVKILQSDGGNYSVCVNAATLAVIDAGIPMRDYVCACTVGFVDETPLADLCYAEESGGVSSLALALLPRGGQIALLQMDARLHQDHLESLIEAAMTACKGVSKVLDEVVRQHLQEVSVLSGE, encoded by the exons ATGGCGGGCCTGGAGCTGTTGTCCGACCAGGGATACCGTTTAGATGGAAGAAAAGCCACCGAGCTGCGGAAGGTTCAGGCCCGAATGGGTGTGTTCGCTCAGGCGGACGGCTCTGCGTATTTAGAGCAGGGAAACACGAAAGCTCTGGCTGTGGTTTACGGTCCGCATGAA ATACGAGGTGCACGCAGCCGAATTCGTCATGATCGAGCAGTTATCAACTGTCAGTACAGCATGGCCACATTCAGCacagcagagaggaagaggaggccacACGGAGACCGCAAGTCAACTGAGATGAGCCTCCACCTCAAGCAGACGTTTGAAGCTGCTGTGATGACCCAGCTCTACCCACGCTCTCAGATAGACATCTATGTCAAG ATTCTGCAGTCAGACGGAGGTAACTACAGCGTGTGTGTAAATGCTGCCACTCTGGCGGTGATTGATGCCGGCATCCCCATGCGGGACTACGTGTGTGCCTGCACGGTCGGGTTTGTAGATGAGACGCCCCTCGCTGACCTTTGCTATGCAGAGGAAAGTGGAGGAGTGAGTTCTCTGGCCTTAGCACTGCTGCCCCGGGGCGGACAGATCGCTCTGCTGCAGATGGACGCCAGACTACATCAGGATCACTTAGAGTCTCTGATCGAAGCCGCCATGACAGCTTGTAAAGGGGTGAGCAAGGTGCTGGATGAAGTGGTGCGACAACATCTCCAAGAAGTTTCTGTGCTCTCTGGAGAGTGA